From Granulicella sp. WH15, the proteins below share one genomic window:
- a CDS encoding TonB-dependent receptor: MKYIRGLSQSGANFVAGLLTSYEGNKAAISNKKESNLMHIPCAGSLLLFTLVLILSSVAPAFAQSTFGSIRGTVQDNTSAAISNSHVVLHSTDENTERPANADASGGFIFENVKAGHYRLLAHHDGFADTTLTGIAVEARQDLRLTVTLSVAAQTTTVEVTSAADQINTENGTLSDSKDNLQMTQLPLNNRATTTSPLGALGLSPNVQTDSSGNIALGGASSSMVNFSVDGISTANVRQNGALQDAYPSQEGIAAVKVTSFNNSAEFSQIGDVTFTTKNGTNNIHGSVFEYLQNQALDAIPFGFSSKSPKKFNTFGFSLSGPIMIPRLYDGHNKTFFFVDYEGNRRTTAVAQQFEVPTLAERNGDLSGFNQPGQPALAPILAGNISATAKALLTYIPLPNVGGQSGFNYENFQSTPARTDGADIRLDQAISSKQSAYARFSRKNITSDLANPFLPNDVDSIHNRSFLFSHTYAITPKLLNEFRFGFTNVTTNVNFPIQGSDALTQLDLTGVNISQHQTTHAFPTFNFSSGTGLTPIGRDKAGVTQSHTMQFSDNVTYTLGKHTLKAGIDIRRLRYFDLESFAPSYASDDFGSFTFQPTFTGNAFGDFLEGAPTTLNFAVSSPDVGGTATQYSLFVQDEYQLNSRLTLSYGMRWQVLPGFQEDGGNLANFDQRNNSIVVPDNLAAYLTSQNITASNVGFQQSFNACNLNFNGLPCTKYVTASQDGLPQSLRNTYKGNFQPRISIAYRPFNDTKTVIRAGFGIYTMTNLGPLSFNNSGNPTSALHTYSNVNTAGPNTPQIRFPNTAPPSVSAQIGGGGLDQGVDPNYRDPQSNQWNVTVEREISNNTSIRASYVGMHTYRLSITEDLNQIPASSTTYTPTVAAPWADARTPYLNWAQIFSTFNAGEANYRAFELEASHRMQRGLYFNANYTFANNQADNQGDAPSSFAGEVNYGGPIANRFNIKQDLGNVEGTRRHRMLLTGVYQLPVGRGRKFMNVGGVKDAILGGWDLTTVTLLETGPWLTPSISAGGCQVTTNADGSCPVGATGQAQTNDQSNTNVANRSAVLRPDVVANNLYGGQSRAQFFNITAFAPTPVGAGRFGNAGVGILQGPGTATVSLGVAKSFHITEKVHARFESTFTNVLNHINFAPPATVVDSPSTFGALIGAQTAENAGNRTGQAALRIDF; the protein is encoded by the coding sequence ATGAAATACATTCGAGGCCTTTCTCAGTCTGGTGCAAATTTTGTTGCTGGACTTCTGACAAGTTATGAAGGGAATAAGGCCGCAATAAGTAACAAAAAAGAGAGCAATCTCATGCACATCCCCTGTGCGGGATCGCTTCTACTCTTCACCCTTGTTCTTATTCTGAGTTCTGTAGCTCCAGCCTTCGCGCAGTCGACCTTCGGAAGCATAAGAGGTACCGTTCAGGACAACACCAGTGCGGCAATCTCCAATAGCCATGTTGTGCTTCACAGCACGGACGAGAATACAGAGCGTCCTGCAAATGCTGATGCCTCGGGCGGTTTTATATTCGAAAACGTTAAGGCAGGCCACTACAGACTGCTTGCTCACCATGATGGCTTCGCCGACACGACCCTGACCGGCATTGCAGTCGAGGCTCGCCAGGATCTCCGCCTGACGGTCACGCTGTCGGTAGCGGCCCAGACTACGACCGTCGAAGTTACCTCCGCAGCCGACCAGATCAACACCGAGAACGGAACGCTCAGCGACTCAAAGGATAACCTGCAGATGACGCAGCTTCCTCTGAATAACCGTGCTACGACGACCAGCCCACTCGGCGCTCTTGGCCTCTCCCCCAACGTTCAGACAGATAGCTCGGGTAATATTGCGCTCGGTGGAGCCAGTTCGTCGATGGTCAACTTTTCCGTCGATGGTATCTCGACCGCAAACGTAAGACAGAACGGTGCGCTGCAGGATGCCTACCCGTCGCAGGAGGGAATCGCCGCAGTCAAAGTAACATCGTTCAACAACAGCGCCGAGTTCTCGCAGATTGGTGATGTCACCTTTACCACCAAGAACGGAACGAACAATATTCATGGAAGCGTCTTTGAATATCTGCAAAATCAGGCGCTGGATGCTATCCCATTCGGGTTTAGCAGTAAGTCACCAAAAAAGTTTAATACCTTTGGATTTTCACTCAGCGGCCCGATTATGATTCCCCGCTTGTATGACGGACACAATAAGACGTTCTTCTTTGTCGACTACGAGGGAAACAGGCGAACAACCGCGGTAGCCCAGCAGTTTGAAGTTCCTACGCTAGCCGAGCGGAACGGCGATCTCAGTGGATTCAATCAGCCTGGCCAGCCTGCTCTGGCGCCAATTCTTGCCGGCAATATCAGTGCGACAGCAAAGGCTCTCCTAACTTACATTCCCCTGCCGAACGTAGGAGGGCAGTCTGGATTCAACTACGAGAACTTTCAATCGACTCCAGCCCGAACCGACGGCGCCGATATTCGCCTGGATCAAGCCATATCCTCCAAGCAGTCCGCGTACGCCCGCTTCAGCCGTAAGAATATTACTTCCGACTTGGCAAATCCATTCTTGCCGAACGACGTCGATTCCATCCATAATCGGAGCTTCCTGTTTTCCCATACCTACGCGATTACGCCAAAGCTGCTGAACGAGTTTCGCTTCGGATTTACGAACGTCACAACAAACGTGAACTTCCCAATCCAGGGATCGGACGCGTTGACCCAGCTCGATCTGACTGGCGTAAATATCAGTCAGCATCAGACGACGCACGCATTCCCAACCTTTAACTTCAGCTCCGGCACCGGACTTACGCCGATTGGCAGGGATAAGGCGGGTGTTACTCAGTCCCATACCATGCAGTTCAGCGATAACGTTACATACACTCTTGGCAAGCACACGCTAAAGGCCGGAATTGATATTCGTCGGCTTCGCTACTTCGACCTGGAGAGCTTTGCCCCGTCATACGCCTCGGATGACTTCGGTAGCTTCACTTTCCAGCCAACCTTCACCGGAAATGCCTTCGGCGATTTTCTGGAAGGCGCGCCAACTACTCTGAACTTCGCAGTATCCAGCCCAGACGTAGGTGGAACAGCCACTCAGTACAGCCTGTTTGTGCAGGACGAGTATCAGCTTAACAGCCGACTTACTCTGAGCTACGGCATGCGCTGGCAGGTACTTCCCGGATTTCAGGAAGATGGCGGTAACCTGGCTAACTTTGATCAGAGGAATAATTCAATCGTAGTTCCGGATAATCTTGCGGCATATCTCACAAGCCAAAATATTACTGCTTCAAATGTTGGTTTTCAGCAGTCGTTCAATGCATGTAATTTGAACTTCAATGGGCTTCCATGTACGAAATATGTGACGGCCAGCCAGGATGGATTGCCGCAGAGCCTGCGCAATACTTATAAGGGGAACTTCCAGCCACGTATCTCCATAGCCTACCGGCCCTTCAATGACACCAAGACAGTTATCCGTGCGGGCTTCGGTATCTATACAATGACCAACCTTGGCCCCCTGTCGTTCAATAACAGTGGTAATCCAACCTCAGCCCTTCACACTTACTCGAATGTCAATACGGCGGGGCCAAATACTCCCCAGATCCGGTTTCCCAATACTGCGCCTCCCAGCGTATCTGCGCAAATTGGGGGAGGCGGTTTGGATCAAGGTGTAGACCCGAACTACCGTGATCCTCAATCGAACCAGTGGAACGTGACAGTGGAGCGTGAGATTTCGAACAATACGTCCATTCGTGCGAGCTATGTAGGGATGCATACCTATAGGCTGAGCATTACGGAAGACCTGAACCAGATTCCGGCTAGCAGCACTACCTATACGCCGACCGTGGCAGCGCCATGGGCAGATGCTCGGACTCCTTACTTAAACTGGGCACAAATCTTCAGCACGTTCAACGCAGGTGAGGCAAACTATCGCGCTTTTGAGTTGGAGGCCTCGCACAGAATGCAGCGCGGGCTCTACTTCAATGCGAACTATACCTTCGCTAACAATCAGGCGGATAACCAGGGAGATGCACCGAGTTCATTTGCAGGCGAGGTGAACTACGGTGGTCCGATTGCTAACCGCTTCAACATTAAGCAAGATCTTGGCAATGTGGAAGGTACACGCCGTCACCGTATGCTGCTGACTGGGGTATATCAGCTTCCTGTGGGCAGAGGCCGTAAGTTCATGAACGTTGGCGGTGTGAAGGACGCCATCCTCGGTGGCTGGGATCTTACAACTGTAACTCTGCTTGAAACAGGCCCATGGTTGACGCCGAGCATCAGCGCGGGCGGATGTCAGGTCACCACAAACGCTGATGGTTCCTGCCCCGTAGGGGCGACTGGGCAAGCGCAGACCAATGATCAATCCAATACAAACGTTGCGAACCGCAGCGCAGTTTTGCGCCCCGACGTTGTCGCGAATAACTTGTATGGGGGACAATCGAGAGCGCAGTTCTTCAATATCACGGCCTTTGCGCCGACACCAGTTGGAGCCGGTCGTTTCGGCAATGCTGGGGTTGGTATCTTGCAGGGCCCTGGAACGGCGACGGTCAGTCTTGGCGTGGCAAAATCATTTCATATTACCGAAAAGGTTCATGCTCGCTTTGAATCGACCTTTACTAATGTACTGAACCACATAAACTTCGCTCCGCCGGCAACGGTAGTAGATAGTCCTTCTACCTTCGGTGCATTGATCGGCGCGCAAACGGCAGAGAATGCGGGAAATCGCACCGGACAGGCTGCTCTCCGGATTGATTTCTAA
- a CDS encoding GNAT family N-acetyltransferase → MSEPRFSVRLAEPEDAPALRALIADSVRRLQLGDYTQAQIDGALGTALGLDTQLIDDRHYFVAETADGTLVASGGWSDRRTLFGSDGAAVREDDRIDPAVDAAKIRAIFVHPDWARQGLGSLVLATVENAAHAAGFRRFEMGSTLTGVALYTLKGYQPGELIEVPLPNGERLPILKMTKNAEEMTRDAEEVS, encoded by the coding sequence TTGAGTGAGCCGCGCTTCAGCGTGCGGCTGGCAGAGCCGGAGGATGCACCGGCGCTGCGTGCGTTGATCGCAGACTCCGTGCGCCGTCTGCAGCTTGGGGATTACACGCAGGCGCAGATCGACGGCGCGCTGGGCACGGCGCTGGGGCTGGACACGCAGCTGATCGACGACCGCCACTACTTCGTAGCTGAGACCGCCGACGGCACTCTGGTAGCCAGCGGCGGATGGAGCGACCGGCGCACGCTCTTCGGCAGCGACGGCGCTGCGGTGAGAGAAGACGACCGCATCGACCCCGCTGTAGATGCGGCAAAGATCCGAGCGATCTTCGTGCATCCGGACTGGGCGCGGCAGGGGCTGGGCAGCCTTGTGCTGGCGACGGTCGAGAACGCCGCACACGCCGCCGGGTTTCGACGCTTTGAGATGGGATCGACGCTGACGGGCGTGGCCTTGTACACACTCAAGGGATACCAGCCAGGAGAGTTGATCGAGGTGCCGCTGCCGAACGGCGAGCGGCTGCCGATCCTGAAGATGACTAAGAATGCCGAAGAGATGACCAGGGATGCCGAAGAGGTATCCTGA
- a CDS encoding DUF2252 domain-containing protein — MSERLTYTERLEAGQRQRKHMRRADHAGWNASARDEEPKTLLKRSDKGRIPKLVKLKYERMAASAFAYFRGAATVMAYDLSLGPNSGILNQICGDAHVSNLGAYEGADGRLVFDINDFDESMVGPFEWDVKRMATSILLAGREAGVKEARCREAVEMMLASYREGIIGLTKMTVLSAERHQVKRLGDLPSIEQVLEIAERSTPLHSLDTLTEETKGGERIFRTKPPTLERLTGLVAQQVRDSLTTYRDSLLPERRRLLDRYRVLDVAFKVVGTGSVGLRDYVVYLEGNGEDDPLFLQVKEEVASAYAPYLGGASPAHQGQRVAEAERAMQFQSDPFLGWTTLDGRDYLVRQLNDHKAAIDITTLKSATLPEYAGLCGELLARGHARAGDCAMIAGYLGNSERFDEAILRFAVAYANQSERDWKKLVAELKH; from the coding sequence GTGAGCGAGAGGCTAACCTACACCGAGCGTCTGGAGGCCGGGCAGCGGCAGCGCAAGCACATGCGCCGGGCCGATCACGCGGGCTGGAATGCGAGCGCGCGAGATGAGGAGCCGAAGACGCTGTTGAAGCGAAGCGATAAGGGCCGTATCCCCAAGCTGGTGAAGCTGAAGTACGAGCGCATGGCGGCCTCGGCGTTTGCATACTTTCGCGGCGCGGCCACGGTGATGGCGTACGACCTCTCGCTGGGGCCGAACTCGGGCATCCTGAACCAGATCTGCGGCGACGCGCACGTCAGCAACCTGGGCGCATACGAAGGGGCGGACGGGCGGCTGGTCTTCGACATCAACGACTTCGACGAGTCGATGGTGGGGCCGTTCGAATGGGATGTGAAGCGCATGGCCACCAGTATCTTGCTGGCGGGGCGCGAGGCCGGAGTGAAAGAGGCGCGCTGCCGCGAGGCCGTGGAGATGATGCTGGCGAGTTATCGCGAGGGCATCATCGGGCTGACGAAGATGACGGTGCTGAGCGCGGAGCGGCACCAGGTTAAGCGGCTCGGCGATCTGCCCTCCATTGAGCAGGTGCTGGAGATCGCTGAGCGATCCACGCCGCTACACTCGCTCGACACGCTGACTGAGGAGACGAAGGGCGGGGAGCGCATCTTCAGGACGAAGCCGCCAACTCTGGAGCGGCTGACGGGCCTCGTTGCCCAGCAGGTCAGGGACTCGCTGACTACCTACCGCGACTCGTTGCTGCCGGAGCGGCGTCGTCTGCTGGACCGGTATCGAGTGCTGGATGTTGCGTTCAAGGTGGTGGGAACAGGCTCTGTCGGGTTGCGCGATTATGTGGTGTACCTCGAAGGCAATGGCGAGGACGACCCACTCTTTCTGCAAGTGAAGGAGGAGGTTGCGTCGGCTTACGCCCCGTATCTGGGCGGCGCATCACCTGCTCATCAGGGCCAGCGCGTGGCCGAGGCGGAGAGGGCGATGCAGTTTCAGTCGGACCCATTTCTGGGCTGGACCACGCTCGATGGGCGCGACTATCTGGTGCGTCAGTTGAACGATCACAAGGCCGCCATCGACATTACGACGCTCAAGTCGGCGACCCTTCCCGAATATGCGGGGCTCTGCGGCGAACTGCTCGCACGCGGACATGCACGGGCGGGGGACTGCGCGATGATCGCGGGCTATTTGGGCAACTCGGAGCGCTTCGACGAGGCGATCCTGCGCTTTGCCGTGGCCTATGCGAATCAGAGCGAGCGTGACTGGAAGAAACTGGTGGCGGAGCTGAAGCATTGA
- a CDS encoding SCO family protein has product MKRFTAVLGLSLVLSVAGCRKSAPAPTVAAGQPAKTFTLRGRIVSTNAAHGEVTVAHQAIPGFMGAMTMPYKLVQPEILSELHPGDTITAQLLVDKDSDGYLNPRLDHVVIVGQTRPDYKPQSQYHVPEPGESVPDFKLLNQSGKTIHLGGFKGKAVLLTFIYTRCPLADYCPRMSTNFAQIDKALAAEPKLYGSTHLLSISFDPAYDTPAVLRSYGGAHTGQFTNETFKHWDFAAPSAADLTDVEHYFDVGVTPGDDRTLNHSMATALIGKDGKVVAFYPSNDWQVEDVLAKLKEAAL; this is encoded by the coding sequence ATGAAGCGGTTTACGGCTGTTCTGGGTTTGAGTCTCGTGCTGTCGGTTGCGGGCTGCCGCAAGAGCGCGCCTGCTCCAACGGTGGCGGCGGGCCAGCCCGCGAAGACCTTCACGCTGCGCGGCCGGATCGTCTCGACCAACGCCGCTCACGGCGAGGTGACGGTGGCTCATCAGGCTATCCCCGGCTTTATGGGAGCGATGACGATGCCCTACAAGCTGGTGCAGCCGGAGATCCTCTCGGAGTTGCACCCCGGCGACACCATCACGGCGCAGTTGCTGGTGGATAAGGACTCGGACGGCTATCTCAACCCTCGGCTGGACCACGTCGTCATCGTCGGCCAGACGCGCCCCGACTACAAGCCGCAGTCGCAGTATCATGTCCCGGAGCCGGGCGAGTCGGTGCCGGACTTCAAGCTGCTGAACCAGAGTGGCAAGACGATCCACCTGGGCGGCTTCAAGGGCAAGGCGGTGCTGCTCACCTTCATCTACACGCGCTGCCCGCTGGCCGACTACTGCCCGCGCATGAGCACGAACTTCGCGCAGATCGACAAGGCGCTGGCGGCCGAGCCGAAGCTCTACGGCAGCACGCATCTGCTCAGCATCAGCTTCGACCCCGCGTACGATACGCCCGCCGTGCTGCGTAGCTACGGCGGCGCGCACACGGGACAGTTTACGAACGAGACCTTCAAGCACTGGGACTTCGCGGCTCCTTCGGCGGCAGACCTCACAGATGTTGAGCACTACTTTGACGTCGGCGTGACGCCGGGCGACGACCGCACGCTGAACCACTCGATGGCGACCGCCCTGATCGGCAAGGATGGCAAGGTAGTCGCGTTCTACCCGAGCAACGACTGGCAGGTTGAGGACGTGTTGGCGAAGCTGAAGGAGGCCGCACTGTGA
- a CDS encoding MFS transporter, whose translation MPPTQRMSDHRTVPTVPVPTLPVPTLLWMYATFILTGLGTFLLGPILPMLSRQWHLADAQAGLLLMAQFCGSFCGGISTSGRLRRSVAVGVAASTLGLAIFALAPGLAVACTGLVIGGFGVGRTLTAIHIIAGRRFTANRGVSVTRLNLSWSFGAMLSPLLAAWLTPHFALRNLLLTLAGFFLISIIALVFQMRGAEPEPPARAEADTIPGLRPHVFLYFLGILFVYGGLETCLSGWLTTFALRYGTSSLALSEYTLVLLLLGLTVGRAIASALLHRVAETTLIRVALGLSAILSAALATAHTAASIAAFAVLLGLSLAAVFPVSFSILLGYHPRARQAGAVIAVSGLGAASLPWLMGVLSTRTGSLQLALGIPVAAALVLLVMILFPPKLDAFTP comes from the coding sequence ATGCCACCGACGCAGAGGATGAGCGATCACCGCACTGTACCGACGGTCCCTGTCCCGACTCTTCCAGTCCCGACGCTTCTATGGATGTACGCCACCTTCATCCTCACCGGCCTCGGCACCTTCCTGCTCGGGCCGATTCTGCCTATGCTCAGCCGCCAGTGGCATCTGGCCGACGCGCAGGCGGGCCTGCTGCTGATGGCGCAGTTCTGCGGCTCGTTCTGTGGAGGCATCAGCACCTCGGGACGGCTGCGCCGCAGCGTCGCCGTCGGAGTCGCCGCTTCCACGCTGGGCCTGGCGATCTTCGCCCTGGCTCCGGGGCTGGCCGTGGCCTGCACGGGCCTCGTCATCGGAGGCTTCGGCGTGGGCCGCACCCTCACCGCCATCCACATCATCGCGGGACGCCGCTTCACCGCCAACCGCGGCGTCTCCGTCACCCGGCTCAACCTCTCCTGGAGCTTCGGCGCGATGCTCTCGCCGCTGCTGGCCGCGTGGCTGACGCCGCACTTCGCCCTGCGCAATCTGCTTCTGACGCTGGCTGGCTTCTTCCTCATTTCGATCATCGCCCTCGTCTTCCAGATGCGGGGAGCCGAACCCGAGCCGCCCGCCCGCGCCGAGGCCGACACCATCCCCGGACTCCGCCCGCACGTCTTCCTCTACTTTCTCGGCATCCTCTTCGTCTACGGCGGACTTGAGACCTGCCTCAGCGGCTGGCTCACCACCTTCGCCCTGCGCTACGGCACCTCGTCGCTGGCGCTCAGCGAGTACACGCTGGTCCTGCTGCTGCTCGGCCTCACCGTGGGCCGTGCCATAGCCTCCGCGCTTCTGCACCGCGTCGCCGAGACCACCCTCATCCGCGTCGCTCTGGGGCTCTCGGCAATCCTCTCCGCCGCGCTGGCCACGGCCCACACCGCCGCCTCCATCGCCGCCTTCGCGGTCCTGCTCGGCCTCAGCCTGGCCGCGGTCTTCCCCGTCTCGTTCTCGATCCTTCTGGGCTACCACCCCCGCGCACGTCAGGCTGGAGCGGTCATCGCGGTCTCGGGACTGGGCGCGGCATCTCTTCCGTGGCTGATGGGCGTCCTCTCCACCCGGACCGGCTCGTTGCAGCTCGCGCTCGGCATCCCCGTGGCCGCCGCGCTGGTTCTGCTGGTGATGATCCTCTTCCCACCGAAGCTGGATGCTTTCACTCCTTAA
- a CDS encoding PD-(D/E)XK nuclease family protein, with amino-acid sequence MPLPPEIAQALADGGEIVTSNQRAARTLRRDFNAAMQAEGRTRWHSPSIFAFDTWATGLWHQILLAGKTDRVLLNPAQEHAIWRAVLAAESSSETTRSLDSLAQMAAEAWSRLHLYNGRSRLRTLSTSTDTRAFQRWAVAFERRLQRESWLTRAELPAALGAAGLAINGLLLVGFDTPPPAYTSLFASLTPVTHYQPATEAHDRQLAACADDLSEIRAAAHWARSVLTAAPAARIGVIVPGLEDRKPLIARVFREILAPELEDIASTAAAPYEFSLGTPLASTALVATALDLLRWTQQPLPLDTISALLLSPYFGAALGDEAAAAAAEFDAFELRQSRMLRPELTLDQAIASVATAKRSEQLTDLLLRLRALRRSAADTTERPYAEHADAFRAALEATRWSVRAGEDSTTFQALRRWESALDELATLDFDGSRATPTMALRALTRIATQAIFAPESHDAPIQILGPLEASGSRFDAAWVLGAGELSWPPQPSTTPFLPWHIQQELAMPGADAARDRGAAQRLTARLASAAPTVVFSYSATLADGHQHPSPLLEPLGLTPYDPIPEPTRTALPLESVPDQPPPPYPPDHPSRGGSQLLQHQAACAFRAFAEHRLGSSAIDARDPGMNALERGVDVHKIMETFWDEVRDQETLKSLTENQRHATLDRCIDAALGRSRRLTQTTWDEAYLSLQRERLRQLLRPWLDFELTRPPFLVRQQEEKLEAHIGPLHLQLRADRIDETSGGDLILDYKTGHASPAEWLSDRPDAPQLPLYAIQPAWPRPDGTPLGGVAFALLRAGDDLALTGFASTPEVFASTAKNQLPLESQLEEWRRVLTALAEEFAAGDARVDPKRYPNTCQHCGQRLLCRLNLATFSEEESEESELAHE; translated from the coding sequence ATGCCCCTGCCACCCGAGATCGCACAAGCCCTGGCCGACGGCGGCGAGATCGTCACCTCCAACCAGCGCGCCGCCCGCACCCTCCGCCGCGACTTCAACGCAGCGATGCAGGCCGAGGGCCGCACCCGCTGGCACAGTCCCTCCATCTTCGCCTTCGACACCTGGGCCACCGGCCTCTGGCACCAGATTCTGCTCGCAGGCAAGACCGACCGGGTGCTCCTGAACCCCGCCCAGGAGCACGCCATCTGGCGAGCAGTCCTTGCAGCGGAAAGCTCCTCAGAGACGACGCGCTCGCTCGACTCGCTGGCCCAGATGGCCGCCGAGGCTTGGTCGCGACTGCACCTCTACAACGGCCGCTCCCGCCTCCGCACCCTCAGCACCAGCACCGACACCCGCGCCTTCCAGCGCTGGGCCGTGGCCTTCGAGCGTCGCCTGCAACGCGAGTCCTGGCTCACCCGCGCCGAACTTCCCGCCGCCCTTGGAGCGGCTGGCCTCGCCATAAACGGCCTGCTGCTAGTCGGCTTCGACACCCCGCCGCCCGCCTATACGTCCCTCTTCGCCTCCCTAACCCCCGTTACCCACTACCAACCTGCAACCGAAGCCCACGACCGTCAACTGGCCGCCTGCGCCGACGATCTATCCGAGATCCGCGCCGCCGCCCACTGGGCACGGAGCGTCCTCACAGCCGCCCCTGCCGCCCGCATCGGCGTCATCGTCCCCGGCCTCGAAGACCGCAAGCCCTTGATCGCCCGCGTCTTCCGCGAGATCCTGGCCCCCGAGCTGGAGGACATCGCCTCCACAGCCGCCGCTCCCTACGAGTTCTCCCTCGGCACCCCGCTGGCCAGCACCGCGCTGGTCGCCACAGCGCTCGACCTCCTCCGCTGGACCCAGCAGCCGCTCCCGCTCGACACGATCAGCGCCCTGCTGCTCTCGCCGTACTTCGGCGCAGCCTTGGGAGATGAGGCCGCCGCCGCCGCCGCCGAGTTCGACGCCTTCGAGCTGCGCCAGTCCCGTATGCTCCGCCCCGAGCTAACGCTCGACCAGGCCATCGCCTCCGTGGCCACCGCCAAGCGCAGCGAGCAGCTAACCGACCTGCTCCTCCGCCTCCGTGCCCTACGCCGCAGCGCAGCCGACACCACCGAGCGCCCGTACGCCGAGCACGCCGACGCCTTCCGCGCCGCCCTCGAAGCTACCCGCTGGTCCGTCCGAGCGGGCGAGGACTCCACCACCTTCCAGGCCCTGCGGCGGTGGGAGTCCGCGCTCGATGAGCTGGCCACGCTCGACTTCGACGGCTCCCGCGCCACCCCCACGATGGCCCTCCGGGCACTCACCCGCATCGCCACCCAGGCCATCTTCGCCCCCGAGTCGCACGACGCGCCCATCCAGATCCTAGGCCCGCTCGAAGCCTCCGGCTCCCGCTTCGACGCCGCCTGGGTCCTCGGCGCGGGCGAGCTGAGCTGGCCCCCGCAGCCCTCCACCACGCCCTTTCTGCCCTGGCACATCCAGCAGGAGCTGGCCATGCCCGGAGCCGACGCCGCCCGTGACCGCGGGGCCGCCCAGCGCCTGACTGCCCGGCTGGCCAGCGCCGCCCCCACCGTCGTCTTCAGCTACTCGGCCACGCTCGCCGACGGCCACCAGCACCCGTCGCCTCTACTCGAGCCTCTCGGTCTCACCCCCTACGACCCCATCCCCGAGCCCACCCGCACCGCGCTCCCGCTCGAGTCCGTGCCCGACCAGCCGCCACCACCCTACCCGCCCGACCACCCCAGCCGGGGCGGCTCCCAGCTCCTGCAACACCAGGCCGCCTGCGCCTTCCGCGCTTTCGCCGAACATCGCCTCGGCTCCTCCGCCATCGACGCCCGCGACCCCGGCATGAACGCGCTCGAGCGCGGCGTCGACGTCCATAAGATCATGGAGACCTTCTGGGACGAGGTCCGCGACCAGGAGACCCTGAAGTCCCTGACCGAAAACCAGCGCCACGCCACGCTCGACCGCTGCATCGACGCGGCCCTCGGGCGCTCTCGCCGCCTTACCCAGACCACCTGGGATGAGGCTTACCTGTCCCTCCAACGCGAGCGCCTGCGCCAGCTCCTGCGCCCGTGGCTCGACTTCGAGCTGACCCGCCCGCCCTTCCTCGTCCGCCAGCAGGAGGAGAAACTCGAAGCCCACATCGGCCCCCTGCACCTGCAACTCCGCGCCGACCGCATCGACGAGACCAGCGGCGGCGACCTCATCCTCGACTACAAGACCGGCCACGCCTCTCCCGCCGAGTGGCTCTCCGACCGCCCCGACGCCCCCCAGCTTCCGCTCTACGCCATCCAGCCCGCGTGGCCGCGCCCGGACGGAACCCCGCTCGGCGGCGTGGCCTTCGCCCTGCTCCGCGCCGGGGACGACCTGGCCCTGACCGGCTTCGCCTCCACACCCGAGGTCTTCGCCTCCACTGCCAAGAACCAGCTCCCACTCGAATCCCAGCTCGAGGAGTGGCGGCGCGTCCTCACCGCTCTGGCCGAGGAGTTCGCCGCCGGAGACGCCCGCGTCGATCCCAAACGCTACCCCAACACCTGCCAGCACTGCGGCCAGCGCCTCCTCTGCCGCCTCAATCTGGCCACCTTCTCCGAAGAAGAGTCCGAGGAAAGCGAGCTGGCCCATGAATAA